The stretch of DNA CCCTCCAAAAGAGCCAGATAGAAACTGGCCTGTAGCACTAGCGGGAATCGGATACACCATGAATGCACACAACAACATCATCGAAACAAGTACAAACAACCCTTTTTTTACTGTCATAAAATACAACCAACCCCTTTCATATCATGAAAATTTATTATAATGAAAAGGGGTTACAAATGGGTTACAGTACGAGCTTTTGATCTAACATTTTAATTCCGCTCCCGGCCTCGCGTAGTAAATCCACAATATGATGGCACATAAAAGATAGTAAGAAATGAAAACGTAAAGAGCAAATTGAGAACCACCAAACCATTCAAATGACCAGCCAAATAATTTTGGTATAAAAAATCCACCAAACGCGCCAATTGCGGCACTAAAACCAATTGCTGCGGGTGTTTCTTTCGGTCCAAATATAATAGGTATCATACGAAAAATAGATCCATTTGCAATTCCACCAGCTAAAAAGAGAATCATGAACATAAGGTAAAATCCTAAAAAACTACTTGTATTTTCCCCTACAAAGTAAACAACACCACCCGTTCCAAACACCATGATAATAACTGCAATGAAAGTAACAATTGCCCCTCCAAATTTGTCAGCAAAATACCCTCCTACCGTGCGAAAGCTTGCGCCTAATAAAGGTCCTAAAAAAGCAAATTGAAGCGCATTTACTTCAGGAAATTGTTTTGTTATTAATAGAGGAAAAGCTGCTGAGTAACCAATAAACGAACCAAATGACATAATATATAGAATTGTAATTAAATACATATGTTTTCCTTTAAAGACTTGAGCTTGTTCTAATAGTGAGACTTTAGGCGCTGGTAGGTTGTTCATACCAAAAAAAGCAAAGATAGAAATAACTACTAAAGGTATAACCCAAATAAATGCACCATTTTGTAACCAAATTGATTCGGTACCATTTTCAGACATCATCTTTTGAGGCCCACCTAACAACATTCCAAATAACGGAATCCCTACTACAGCGGGAGCTACAAATTGCACAACACTTACTCCAAGATTTCCTATCCCACCGTTAATTCCTAAAGCTGTTCCTTGCTTGTCTTTCGGGAAAAATGGACCAATATTCGCCATAGAAGATGCAAAATTAGCCCCTCCTACCCCACAAAGAGCAGAAAGAATCGCCATCGTAAAGAACGGAGTATTTGGGTTCTGTATCGCTAGTCCTATTCCTATTGCTGGAATTATTAAAACAATCGTGCTAATAACCGTCCAATTACGTCCACCTAAATACGTAATCGCTATAGAATAAAAAAGGCGAAGTACAGCTCCAACTAACGCTGGTATTGCAGTTAGTGTAAACATTTGATCTGTAGTATAAGTAAAACCTACACTCGCTAAATTTATAGTCATTACAGACCACATTTGCCAAATACAAAATGCTAAATGAAGTGCTAAAGTTGAAATGATAAGATTTCGATAGGCTATTTTCTTCCCTATCCTCTCCCAAAATATTGGATCACTTGGATTCCATTCTGTTAGTCTCATGTTAAATGCCCCTTATCCATTATTAGCGGTTTACTGCTTATTTCAAGAAAAATTAATAAGTTTAGTTTTTATTAAAAGTCGTTAACTATTCATTAGAATCAATTAAACCTATTAAAATATCGTATTTTAAAAGAAGAAATTGGAATAATAACAGCAAACATAGATAAGAAGAAGGGGCATCGTTATGAATTACTATCCGTATGAAGAATCCTTTTTGTTTACAAAAAAGGCTGCGCGAAATTCATTTATCGTTTTAGTACTTGTATTCTTTTCTGTTTATTTCGGTTCTGAAAGATTAGGATATGTTGACTTAGCACTATATGGATACTTGTGGGCAACAATTGTTTGTTTTGTTTTATTAACAATTCGGATTACATCTTGGACTTTACGACCACCAACTCGAAGACTTTGGAAGCAAGGAATAAAAATGATGTTAAGTCCAAAAGGCTTAAAGTTTGTTTTGCAGACTTTGTATTCGAACATAGGGGAGCAAAAATTTATTCGAAGCCGCTCTTATTATCGTTGGATACAACATATGTTCATTTCCTGGGGGGTACTTATATCGTTTGGTATTACTTTTGCCCTCGTTTTAAACTGGCTTCATTTTGAATTAGAAGGAACGAAAACATATGTAGCCGTATTTTTCGGTATACCACTTTTTCGCATGCCAGCAGATTCTATTATCGCTATCATTATTTATCACGGACTAAACTGGGCTGGCATTGCAGTCATTATTGGTTGTGGGATGGCTATGTATCGACGTGTAACGGACCAAAAGAAATTGGTGGAGCAATCAAAAGAGTACGACTTCTTTCCATTAATTTTACTCATTGCTATTTCAATAACTGGTTCTCTACTAACTGTTTCAGCCATTTGGATGGAAGGTTTCTTTTACATGGGGATGGCAATTATTCATCAAGTTACTGTCATTGTTTTTTTACTTTACTTTCCTTTCAGTAAATTTTGGCATCTACCGCTTAGATTTTTAGCAGTCGTAGTACCAATGTATCATGCAATGGAGGAACAAAAGCCTTGTGTCAAATGTGGGCGAGAATATGCGACAAAAACCCAAATTAGTGACGTACAATTAACTCTGCAAAAGCGACATTTACCACTACCTATTGATAATACTGAACATCATTTTTCTGATATGTGCGCTGAATGTAGAAGGGTTAGTCACCGACTCGGTGGATATAATGCAAAAATCAAGCTAGAACATAGTAATTTAGTTTTAGAGAGTAACGGAAGAAACGGCTTACAGAAAGGAGATTAATATGTCTCATATACAAAACGAAAACTACTCACAACGAAATTATGAGCCTATCACTCGTGATGGTGAGGAACTAATTTCGACCCATTGCTGTTTTTGTGGTATGCAATGTGGGATGAATATCCGTGTTAAAACTGTGGATCAATCGGTCGTAGGTGTTGAGCCGCGCTATGATTTCCCTATGAACGGTGGACGTCTTTGTCCGAAAGGTGTTGCTGCATACAGACAGGCTGAACATCGTGAAAGAATTTTACATCCGCTTATTCGTAAAAATGGGCAACTCGTGAAAGCGACTTGGGATGAAGCATTAGATTTAGTCACTTCGAAAATTCAAGACATTCAAGGGAAATACGGAAAAGATGCTTTCGGTCTCTATAGTGGCTCATCTATGACAAACGAAAAGTGTTACATAATGGGGAAATTTGCGCGAATAGGCTTAGGTACGAAAAATATAGATTATAACGGAAGATACTGTATGTCTTCAGCCTCTTACGGATTTAATCAAAGTGTAGGGATTGATCGTGGCTCTACTAATCCTTGGTCTGATATAAAAGAGGCGGATGTTCTTGTATTAGCAGGCTCTAACACAGCTGAATGTCATCCATTATCTATGCCTTATATTTGGGGTGCTCGTGATAAGGGTGCAAAGATCATTGTTATTGATCCAAGAGAAACAAAGACTGCGTTAGTAGCAGATGTACATTTAGATATTCGGCCTGGAACTGATGTGGCTATCGGAAATGGCCTATTGCACGTCATGATTGCCGATGGTCTAGTAGATGAACAATTTATCGAACAGCATACGACTGGGTATGAAAGATTAAAAGAAGTTGTTGCATCCTATACTCCACAAAGAGTAGCAGAAATTACTGGAGTTGCTCCAGAAAAAATTATTACAGCAGCACGACTATATGGACAAGCAAAAGAAGGTATGGTCATGTTCGCTCGTGGTGTTGAACAACATGCAACTGGTACTGATGCTGTTTCCACATATGTAAACTTGTCCCTAGTGTCTGGAAAAATTGGAAAAAAAGGTTCTGGATTTGCGACCTTTACAGGTCAAGGAAATGGACAAGGTGGTCGAGAACACGGTCAGAAAACGGATCAACTCCCAGGATTCCGTAAAATTACCGATCCAAAAGCCCGTGAATACATTGCAAGTGTATGGGGTGTAGAGGAATCAGAAATCCCTGGTCCTGGTCTTAGTGCATTTGAAATTCTTCAACAGTTAGGAAAAGAAATAAAAGGACTTTTATTAGTTTGTAGCAATCCCATCGTTTCTTCGCCTTCTATTGGTGATGTTGGTGAATATTTAAAGGGCCTAGATTTTTTCGTAGCAATTGATATGTTTATGTCCGAATCCGCTGAACTTGCAGATGTTGTACTTCCCTCAACTGTTTGGATTGAAGATAACGGAACAACAACAAATGTAGAAGGTAGAGTCGTACGTTTAAAAGGGATAAATCGAAGACCCGGTGAAGTGAAAGCAGACTGGGAAATCATTTCCGAAATTGCCGACCGTTTAGGACGAGGAAAATACTTTAAGTATAATTCTCCAGAGGAAATTTTTAATGAATTGCGTGTTGCTAGTAAAGGGGGTATTGCCGATTATTACGGAATCACATATGAAAAGCTTGAAAAAATGCAAGGAGTATTTTGGCCTTGTCCAACTGAAGATGATGAAGGAATGCCAAGACTTTTTGAAGATAAAAAGTTTAATTTCCCTGATGGAAAAGCAAAAATTTTAGCTTTTGAGCATAAAGGACCTAACGAACAAGTAAGTGAAGAATTCCCACTAATTTTATCTACTGGGCGAGTTGTATATCATTATTTAAGTGGTAATCAAACGAGAAGAATTGAAGCACTAACTAATTTTTGTCCTGACCCATATGTAGAAATACATCCAAATACAGCAAGACAATATAATATCGGAAACGGTGAACTTGTAAAAATATCAAGTCCACGAGGACATATTAAAGTAGTAGCAAAAATAACAAAGATTATTAGAGAAGATATGATTTTCGTTCCTTATCATTGGGGAAAGCAACTCGCCATTAATCATTTAACGAACCCTGCTCTAGAACCAAAGTCTAAAATACCAGAGTTTAAGGTTTGTGCAGCAAAACTAGAAAAAATAGAAACTTTAGGTGAAAAACATGGGTAATAGAGTTCTTTATATTGATTATGAACGTTGTATCGGATGTCGTGCTTGTATTATTGGTTGTGAGGAATGTAGTGGACATGATCATTTATCTAGAATGTTTGTAGATGAATTAAATCCTGGAGAAACTGTCGCTACATCCCCTACCCCTTGTATGCATTGTGAAACACCAGCTTGTGCTGAATCATGCCCAGTTCAAGCAATTTCAGTTACAGATGATGGCTTTGTATTATCTGCTTCTTTAGAAAAATGCATCGGGTGTAAAAACTGTACGTACGCTTGCCCTTTTGGAATTCCAAGAGTAGATGACCAAAAGAAAGTAATGTATAAATGCGATATGTGCTATGACAGAACACAACAAGGAAGGCCACCTATGTGTGCTAGCGTATGTCCAACGGATACTATTCAGTTTTTAGATGAAGAAGAATTAAAAAATTCCCCTGCAAAACCAGTTCAATACAAATGGGACTTTGGAGGTACTGTTATAGAAACGAAAACTGTTATCGGCCTTCCCGATACAAAAAACAATCGTTTTGGATTTTGGGATAACGAAGAGGTGTCATCATGAATAAATTTGAAGAGTTTCTTCGAAAAATAACGTTTAACATTAAACGAGGTAATGAGTTAGAACTTAATCGTAGGGGCTTTATCGCCTCTACTTTATCCTTAATGGGAGTGTTCTTCTTAAGCTCTACTCCACTATTAGCAGTAGCGAAGTGGAAAGAAAATCAAGCGGAAGCTAATTTAGAGCACTTTATTGTAAATGAAGGAGACTTAGCGGTAGGAGATAGTTTTACATTTCATTTTCCTAATGAAAATGATCCAGCTCTTTTAATTCGAATTTCTGAGGATGAATATCGCGCTTATAACATTAAATGTACTCACCTAATGTGCCCTGTTTATTTTGAAAAGGAAACAACGGAGCTAATTTGTCCTTGCCATCACGGGTTTTTCAATGTAGAAGATGGTTCTGTAATAGCCGGTCCTCCCCCAAGAGGGCTGCCTATCGTTGAATTGACTTTTAAAAATAACGGCATATACGCAGTAGGTGTGACCCAGACGGAACACCATTAGGAGGTGAAAATCAATGAAAATGGCTTGGTGGGTGTTTATGAGCTTATTAACTGTTCAAATAGTACTTGTGCAGTTTATGGCAGAAGAATTTTTAGCCGGTCATTATGATGATTTGCATTATTACTTTTGGTCACTTGGATTTATGTTCCTCGTAACAATCATAACATATATATTTTTTAGAAAAGCAGACAAAGTACTTAATTAACTGATTAAAAAAGGAGTGTCATATATGGAATCATCTAATACAAATGGAGTTGAAGAAAAGTTTTTTGAAAAAATTAAACAAGATCCTAACCTTCAAGATTTATTTAACAACATTGACTTTGATCGTTACAAGCATCATCCAGAAACATTTTACTCGCATGCCTTTGAGGAAGGTACATATTCAGAAGAAGATATCGCAAATGCTCATCTACACCTCTCGTTAGAAGGAAAACATTTTGATTCTATGATTGACCACTTCATTTCTTCGCTCGATTCCAATAGTGATACTTATGAAAAAGCAAAACAAGCTCTAGAACGATATAGAAATATTGTTATTAAATAAACTCGCAAATCGCAAGTCCTTGTGACAAAGCGATTAGCGAGTTTTTCTACGAATTAAACAAGTAAACCATTAGAAATAGTTATGTCCGAGTCTCTTTTTAAGCTATTGAGGAATCTAGCCTGTCAGCTAGTTCCATATATTTATCATGCAGCAAATTTCCTTTTTTATAAATGGAAGGTTCAAAATCCTTCTCATTAGGAGCAATAATTGGTAGCCTCGCAATAAGCTCTGTCCCTAGTTTAGACGCTAATTGCTCTGAACCACCTTTTCCAAAAATATAGTATTTTTGATTATGGTCGGGTGGTTGGAAGTAGGACATATTCTCTACGATTCCAACAAATTTATGGTTATTATTATGTGCCATCTTTCCTGCTCTCTCAGCTACATGAGAGGATGTTGGGTGTGGAGTTGTTACTAAAATTTGTTGTGAATTTGGTATTAAGCGATTTACATCCATCGCGACATCCCCTGTACCAGGTGGCATATCAATAATGACGTAATCTAAGTCTCCCCAAATGACATCATTTATAAATTGATTAATAACTTTACCAAGCATAGGTCCTCTCCAAACAACAGGGTCGTTATTTTTCACAATAAAT from Sutcliffiella cohnii encodes:
- a CDS encoding 4Fe-4S dicluster domain-containing protein, which encodes MGNRVLYIDYERCIGCRACIIGCEECSGHDHLSRMFVDELNPGETVATSPTPCMHCETPACAESCPVQAISVTDDGFVLSASLEKCIGCKNCTYACPFGIPRVDDQKKVMYKCDMCYDRTQQGRPPMCASVCPTDTIQFLDEEELKNSPAKPVQYKWDFGGTVIETKTVIGLPDTKNNRFGFWDNEEVSS
- a CDS encoding ubiquinol-cytochrome c reductase iron-sulfur subunit, translating into MNKFEEFLRKITFNIKRGNELELNRRGFIASTLSLMGVFFLSSTPLLAVAKWKENQAEANLEHFIVNEGDLAVGDSFTFHFPNENDPALLIRISEDEYRAYNIKCTHLMCPVYFEKETTELICPCHHGFFNVEDGSVIAGPPPRGLPIVELTFKNNGIYAVGVTQTEHH
- the fdhF gene encoding formate dehydrogenase subunit alpha — its product is MSHIQNENYSQRNYEPITRDGEELISTHCCFCGMQCGMNIRVKTVDQSVVGVEPRYDFPMNGGRLCPKGVAAYRQAEHRERILHPLIRKNGQLVKATWDEALDLVTSKIQDIQGKYGKDAFGLYSGSSMTNEKCYIMGKFARIGLGTKNIDYNGRYCMSSASYGFNQSVGIDRGSTNPWSDIKEADVLVLAGSNTAECHPLSMPYIWGARDKGAKIIVIDPRETKTALVADVHLDIRPGTDVAIGNGLLHVMIADGLVDEQFIEQHTTGYERLKEVVASYTPQRVAEITGVAPEKIITAARLYGQAKEGMVMFARGVEQHATGTDAVSTYVNLSLVSGKIGKKGSGFATFTGQGNGQGGREHGQKTDQLPGFRKITDPKAREYIASVWGVEESEIPGPGLSAFEILQQLGKEIKGLLLVCSNPIVSSPSIGDVGEYLKGLDFFVAIDMFMSESAELADVVLPSTVWIEDNGTTTNVEGRVVRLKGINRRPGEVKADWEIISEIADRLGRGKYFKYNSPEEIFNELRVASKGGIADYYGITYEKLEKMQGVFWPCPTEDDEGMPRLFEDKKFNFPDGKAKILAFEHKGPNEQVSEEFPLILSTGRVVYHYLSGNQTRRIEALTNFCPDPYVEIHPNTARQYNIGNGELVKISSPRGHIKVVAKITKIIREDMIFVPYHWGKQLAINHLTNPALEPKSKIPEFKVCAAKLEKIETLGEKHG
- a CDS encoding Mrp/NBP35 family ATP-binding protein, which codes for MLSGNVISVISGKGGVGKSTVSANLAVSLSKMGKEVALIDFDIYGSSIPSMMNISHGPKSMNNRIIPVESHGVKVMSMGFIVKNNDPVVWRGPMLGKVINQFINDVIWGDLDYVIIDMPPGTGDVAMDVNRLIPNSQQILVTTPHPTSSHVAERAGKMAHNNNHKFVGIVENMSYFQPPDHNQKYYIFGKGGSEQLASKLGTELIARLPIIAPNEKDFEPSIYKKGNLLHDKYMELADRLDSSIA
- a CDS encoding MFS transporter, with the translated sequence MRLTEWNPSDPIFWERIGKKIAYRNLIISTLALHLAFCIWQMWSVMTINLASVGFTYTTDQMFTLTAIPALVGAVLRLFYSIAITYLGGRNWTVISTIVLIIPAIGIGLAIQNPNTPFFTMAILSALCGVGGANFASSMANIGPFFPKDKQGTALGINGGIGNLGVSVVQFVAPAVVGIPLFGMLLGGPQKMMSENGTESIWLQNGAFIWVIPLVVISIFAFFGMNNLPAPKVSLLEQAQVFKGKHMYLITILYIMSFGSFIGYSAAFPLLITKQFPEVNALQFAFLGPLLGASFRTVGGYFADKFGGAIVTFIAVIIMVFGTGGVVYFVGENTSSFLGFYLMFMILFLAGGIANGSIFRMIPIIFGPKETPAAIGFSAAIGAFGGFFIPKLFGWSFEWFGGSQFALYVFISYYLLCAIILWIYYARPGAELKC